One window of Aricia agestis chromosome 20, ilAriAges1.1, whole genome shotgun sequence genomic DNA carries:
- the LOC121737312 gene encoding cilia- and flagella-associated protein 20-like codes for MFKNSYQRGLLSIFYSCGSNPLGLWDSEVQNGHIKRVTDSDVQSIVLEICSANVATTYISCPKGNRTLSIKLPFLVMIVKNLKKYFSFEICILDDKKMRRRFRISNFQSTTKIKPFCTTMPIGLSGGWNQIQFNLADFTKRAYGTSYMETLRVQVHANARLRRIYFCDRLYTEEELPEDYKLYTPIENKQRKSRPINKVPTAEERRSSIRKSSINPKVSVADADSVGPKLPGAQELTEALETMGNPEITGDLEITRDPELTEASEKGNEIKEAKEEIEALNLAPEIEVLMTHVYNSVGAEHPNKDGNSEDRSIQIE; via the coding sequence atgttcaaaaacTCATATCAACGAggattattatcaatattttataGCTGCGGTTCTAATCCTCTGGGATTATGGGATTCGGAAGTGCAGAATGGACACATAAAAAGAGTCACCGACAGCGATGTGCAGTCGATCGTACTGGAGATTTGCAGCGCAAACGTTGCCACCACATACATATCGTGTCCTAAAGGGAACAGAACACTGAGTATAAAACTCCCCTTTCTCGTGATGATTGTGAAGAATCTGAAGAAATATTTCTCGTTCGAAATCTGCATCCTCGACGACAAGAAAATGAGACGACGATTTAGAATATCCAATTTTCAGTCGACTACAAAAATCAAACCTTTTTGCACGACTATGCCAATCGGCCTGTCTGGCGGATGGAATCAGATACAATTTAATTTAGCTGATTTCACTAAGCGAGCGTACGGGACGAGCTATATGGAGACGTTGCGAGTACAAGTGCATGCTAATGCCCGTTTGCGACGAATATACTTCTGCGACAGGCTTTATACGGAGGAGGAATTGCCTGAAGATTACAAATTGTATACGCCGATAGAGAACAAGCAAAGGAAATCTCGGCCAATCAATAAAGTGCCAACAGCGGAGGAACGACGCAGTTCCATAAGAAAGTCGAGTATAAATCCGAAGGTTTCAGTAGCTGATGCTGATTCTGTGGGGCCGAAATTACCAGGAGCCCAGGAGCTGACTGAGGCACTAGAAACGATGGGAAATCCTGAAATCACTGGAGATCTAGAAATTACTAGAGATCCAGAATTGACAGAGGCTTCAGAAAAAGGTAATGAAATTAAAGAAGCCAAAGAGGAAATAGAAGCTCTGAATTTAGCACCCGAAATTGAGGTTCTTATGACTCATGTGTATAATAGTGTAGGAGCTGAACATCCAAATAAAGATGGTAATTCAGAAGATAGGAGTATTCAAATTGAATGA